A genomic window from Martelella lutilitoris includes:
- the fabA gene encoding 3-hydroxyacyl-[acyl-carrier-protein] dehydratase FabA encodes MSTRQSHFDYEDIIKCAEGELFGPGNAQLPMPPMLMFNRITEISEDGGANGKGHARAEFDITPDLWFFDCHFKGDPVMPGCLGLDALWQLTGFYLGWLGEPGKGRAISTGEVKFSGMVTPKNKLVEYGVDFKRVMRGRLVLGIADGWVKADGEEIYKASDLRVGLFKEQ; translated from the coding sequence ATGAGCACAAGACAATCGCATTTCGATTACGAGGACATCATCAAGTGCGCCGAGGGCGAGCTTTTCGGCCCCGGCAATGCGCAGCTTCCGATGCCCCCCATGCTGATGTTCAACCGCATCACCGAGATCTCGGAGGATGGCGGCGCCAATGGCAAGGGTCATGCCCGCGCCGAATTTGACATCACGCCCGACCTCTGGTTTTTCGATTGCCACTTCAAGGGCGACCCCGTCATGCCGGGTTGCCTGGGCCTTGATGCGCTCTGGCAGCTCACCGGATTTTATCTCGGCTGGCTCGGCGAGCCCGGAAAGGGCCGCGCCATCTCCACCGGCGAGGTGAAGTTTTCCGGCATGGTCACGCCGAAGAACAAGCTGGTGGAATACGGCGTCGACTTCAAGCGCGTCATGCGCGGCCGTCTGGTTCTCGGCATCGCCGATGGCTGGGTGAAGGCCGATGGCGAGGAAATCTACAAGGCCTCCGATCTGAGGGTCGGCCTGTTCAAGGAACAGTAG
- the irrA gene encoding iron response transcriptional regulator IrrA, which produces MTAGHRISEEKLRASGLRPTRQRVALADLLFAKGDRHVTVEELHGEAQDAGVPVSLATVYNTLHQFTNAGMIRVLAVEGAKTYFDTNTSDHHHFFVEGENEVIDMPADGIALNGLPTPPEGMEISHIDVVVRLRPKKS; this is translated from the coding sequence ATGACAGCGGGACATCGCATTTCGGAAGAAAAGCTTCGCGCAAGCGGCCTGAGGCCGACGCGCCAGCGCGTTGCGCTGGCCGATCTGCTGTTTGCCAAGGGTGACCGCCATGTGACCGTCGAGGAACTGCACGGCGAGGCGCAGGACGCCGGCGTGCCGGTGTCTCTGGCAACCGTCTACAATACGCTGCACCAGTTCACCAATGCCGGCATGATCCGCGTTCTCGCCGTCGAGGGCGCGAAAACCTATTTCGACACCAATACCTCGGACCATCACCATTTCTTCGTCGAAGGCGAGAACGAGGTGATCGACATGCCCGCCGACGGCATTGCATTGAACGGCCTGCCGACGCCGCCTGAGGGCATGGAAATTTCCCATATCGACGTGGTCGTTCGCCTTCGCCCGAAGAAATCCTGA
- a CDS encoding YdcF family protein: MFVLSKLFWFIVQPLAFAFLSMLAVLACLAFSRTGAAAVFAMLAALTLGVTSFTNLGAVLLADLETRFRRPALAEPPACAIVLGGGINTGASARRGIYVFTRAADRYIEALRLARLYPDMTILVTGGDNALTGARNGEAEPAARFFADHGISPERLLYEPDARNTAENAAHTAALLKDRAMDGPCLLVTSAYHMPRAFALFEAASVEVQPWPADYRTDGRPRLSASLDRPMTNAAMLTTALREWAGLAAARLRGHTARLSPRQVD; the protein is encoded by the coding sequence ATGTTCGTTCTCTCCAAGCTGTTCTGGTTCATCGTGCAGCCGCTGGCCTTCGCCTTCCTGTCCATGCTCGCCGTCTTGGCGTGTCTCGCCTTTTCAAGAACCGGCGCGGCAGCCGTCTTTGCCATGCTTGCCGCGCTGACGCTCGGGGTAACGAGCTTTACCAATCTGGGCGCCGTGCTTCTGGCCGATCTCGAGACCCGCTTTCGGCGGCCGGCGCTTGCCGAACCGCCGGCCTGCGCCATCGTGCTCGGGGGCGGCATCAACACCGGGGCCTCCGCACGGCGGGGCATTTACGTGTTCACCCGCGCGGCCGACCGCTATATCGAGGCGCTGAGGCTTGCCCGGCTCTACCCGGACATGACCATTTTGGTGACCGGCGGCGACAATGCCCTGACGGGCGCCAGAAACGGCGAGGCCGAGCCGGCCGCCCGCTTCTTCGCCGATCACGGCATTTCACCCGAGCGCCTGCTCTATGAACCGGATGCCCGCAACACGGCGGAAAATGCCGCCCATACGGCCGCGCTGTTGAAGGATCGCGCCATGGACGGCCCGTGCCTGCTGGTGACATCGGCCTATCACATGCCGCGCGCCTTTGCGCTTTTTGAGGCGGCGAGCGTCGAGGTCCAGCCCTGGCCGGCGGACTATCGAACCGATGGTCGGCCGCGTCTTTCCGCAAGCCTCGACCGGCCGATGACCAATGCCGCAATGCTCACCACCGCATTGCGCGAATGGGCCGGACTTGCGGCGGCGCGCCTGCGCGGCCACACGGCAAGGCTCTCGCCCCGACAGGTGGACTGA
- a CDS encoding aldose epimerase family protein, which translates to MGAPQPEAFGQTKDGKTVSRVTITGGGLTAKIINWGAVVQDLRLEGHDHALVLGFDSFEPYPDHSPYFGATPGRSSNRIANGRFTIDGTEYQVDCNENGITNLHGGRDGIGVSLWEFEEIAEDRVTLKIVDKDGRGGFPGNCEIRAHFRLKPRGVFSVVYEATTDKPTVANMCNHSYFNLGNGTDTLEHTLMIAADHYLPTDERQIPTGEIRPVVGTPFDFRKPHPLKREDENGRQVLFDHNFCLSPGRTEKRPVISVYAPSSKVTMDVLTTEPGVQLYTAFKLDETPEGLNGFPYGPFAGFCLETQVWPDAINQDGFPNAILRPGETLRQATEYVFRKG; encoded by the coding sequence ATGGGTGCGCCACAACCGGAAGCCTTCGGCCAGACAAAGGACGGCAAGACCGTCAGCCGGGTCACGATCACAGGCGGCGGACTGACCGCAAAGATCATCAACTGGGGCGCGGTCGTGCAGGATCTGCGCTTGGAGGGCCACGACCATGCGCTGGTCCTCGGCTTCGATAGTTTCGAACCCTATCCGGACCACTCCCCCTATTTCGGCGCCACGCCGGGACGCTCCTCCAACCGCATCGCCAATGGCCGCTTCACGATCGATGGCACGGAATACCAGGTCGACTGCAACGAAAACGGCATCACCAATCTTCACGGCGGCCGCGACGGCATCGGCGTCAGCCTGTGGGAATTCGAGGAGATTGCCGAAGACCGGGTGACGCTGAAGATCGTCGACAAGGACGGGCGCGGCGGCTTTCCGGGAAATTGCGAAATCCGCGCACATTTCCGGCTGAAGCCGCGCGGCGTGTTCTCGGTCGTCTACGAGGCGACGACCGACAAGCCGACGGTCGCCAATATGTGCAACCACTCCTATTTCAATCTCGGCAACGGCACGGATACGCTGGAACACACGCTGATGATCGCCGCCGACCATTATCTGCCAACGGATGAACGTCAGATCCCGACCGGCGAGATCAGGCCGGTTGTCGGCACGCCCTTCGACTTCCGCAAGCCGCATCCCTTGAAGCGCGAGGACGAGAACGGCCGGCAGGTTCTGTTCGACCACAATTTCTGCCTATCGCCCGGCCGAACCGAAAAGCGGCCCGTGATCAGCGTCTATGCCCCTTCCTCGAAGGTGACCATGGATGTGCTGACGACGGAGCCAGGCGTTCAGCTCTACACCGCCTTCAAGCTCGACGAGACGCCGGAGGGCCTCAACGGCTTTCCCTATGGGCCGTTCGCCGGCTTCTGCCTGGAAACGCAGGTCTGGCCGGACGCCATCAACCAGGACGGATTCCCCAATGCCATCCTCCGCCCCGGCGAAACGCTGCGCCAGGCGACCGAATACGTCTTTCGCAAGGGCTGA
- a CDS encoding homoserine O-succinyltransferase, with protein sequence MPIKIPDTLPAYETLLSEGVRVKTETVAERQDIRPLHFGLLNLMPNKIKTELQFARLLGASPLQIELSLVRVGGHKAKNTPIDHLLSFYQTWDEVAERKFDGFIITGAPVETLDFEEVTYWDELKEILDWTTTHCHSTMNICWGAMAAAYHFHGVEKHLLNKKAFGVYRHRNLKPASVYLNGFSDDFQIPVSRWTEVRREDLEQVPGMELLMDSDEVGPCLAQESFANRLYMFNHIEYDSGSLGDEYRRDIDANVPVDLPFNYFPADDPGRTPLNRWRSHAHLLFGNWINEVYQTTPYHLEEIGEERTGA encoded by the coding sequence ATGCCTATCAAGATTCCTGATACGCTGCCCGCCTACGAAACGCTTCTTTCCGAAGGCGTGCGGGTCAAGACGGAAACGGTTGCCGAGCGGCAGGATATCCGCCCGCTCCATTTCGGTCTGCTCAACCTCATGCCGAACAAGATCAAGACCGAGTTGCAGTTCGCACGGCTTTTGGGCGCCTCGCCGCTGCAGATCGAGCTTTCGCTGGTGCGCGTCGGCGGCCACAAGGCAAAGAACACGCCGATCGACCATCTCCTCTCTTTCTACCAGACCTGGGACGAGGTGGCGGAGCGCAAGTTCGACGGTTTCATCATCACCGGCGCGCCGGTGGAGACGCTCGATTTCGAGGAAGTCACCTATTGGGATGAGCTGAAGGAGATCCTCGACTGGACCACGACCCATTGCCACTCGACGATGAACATCTGCTGGGGCGCGATGGCGGCGGCCTATCATTTCCACGGCGTGGAGAAGCATCTTTTGAACAAGAAGGCGTTCGGCGTCTACCGTCACCGCAACCTGAAACCGGCGTCCGTCTATCTCAACGGCTTTTCGGACGATTTCCAGATCCCGGTGTCGCGCTGGACGGAGGTGCGCCGCGAGGATTTGGAACAGGTGCCGGGCATGGAGCTGCTGATGGATTCCGACGAGGTCGGCCCCTGCCTGGCGCAGGAGAGCTTCGCCAACCGGCTCTACATGTTCAACCATATCGAATATGATTCCGGCTCGCTCGGCGACGAATACCGGCGCGATATCGACGCCAATGTGCCCGTCGATCTGCCGTTCAACTATTTCCCGGCCGATGATCCCGGCCGCACGCCGCTCAACCGCTGGCGTTCGCATGCCCATCTTCTGTTCGGCAACTGGATCAACGAGGTCTACCAGACGACGCCTTATCACCTGGAAGAAATCGGCGAGGAACGGACGGGCGCTTGA
- a CDS encoding NUDIX domain-containing protein, whose amino-acid sequence MTPDAEKVLIYARRDCRILVFDEPDFPEVPLQVPGGTLEHGEVPLEAAKREFHEETGLFLHEGWSALGSIDYHFRKNGARLCHRRHIFTVPMPEGAPENWLHTEKHSSDGGGPIRFRLFFLDWKEAVARVGLGMELPLSWPALRIFFA is encoded by the coding sequence ATGACACCGGATGCGGAAAAAGTGCTCATCTATGCACGACGGGACTGCAGGATACTCGTCTTCGATGAGCCGGACTTCCCGGAGGTTCCGCTTCAGGTGCCCGGCGGAACGCTTGAACATGGGGAAGTCCCGCTTGAGGCAGCAAAACGGGAATTTCATGAGGAGACCGGACTGTTCCTGCACGAAGGCTGGTCTGCGCTTGGCAGTATCGACTATCACTTCAGAAAAAACGGCGCCCGGCTATGTCACCGGCGCCACATATTCACCGTTCCCATGCCGGAGGGCGCTCCCGAAAACTGGCTTCACACAGAGAAACACTCTTCCGACGGCGGCGGACCGATCCGCTTTCGACTGTTTTTTCTTGATTGGAAAGAAGCCGTTGCAAGGGTTGGACTTGGCATGGAGCTGCCGCTTTCGTGGCCGGCGTTAAGAATATTTTTCGCCTGA
- a CDS encoding LysE family translocator produces MDFHLWLAFAAASTALLLIPGPSVLLVLSYALSQGRRVALATVAGVALGDLIAMSASLAGLGALVLASAKLFIILKWVGAAYLVYLGIRLFRSAGKGETPASSATPPLAAQRIFFHAMAVTALNPKSIAFFIAFVPQFIVPAEPLLPQFAVLTLTFVALAAINALAYALMADRLRTRLSSAAATVLLPRLGGSALIAMGVTTAALQQSTS; encoded by the coding sequence ATGGATTTCCATCTCTGGCTCGCCTTCGCGGCGGCGTCGACGGCACTGCTTCTCATTCCCGGCCCTTCCGTTCTTCTCGTGCTGAGCTATGCGCTCAGCCAGGGTCGGCGCGTGGCGCTGGCCACCGTCGCCGGCGTCGCGCTCGGCGATCTCATCGCCATGAGCGCCTCGCTCGCCGGTCTCGGCGCGCTTGTCCTCGCCTCGGCCAAGCTGTTCATCATCCTCAAATGGGTCGGGGCGGCCTATCTTGTCTATCTCGGTATCCGGCTTTTCAGAAGTGCCGGAAAGGGCGAGACCCCGGCCTCCTCTGCCACGCCTCCTCTCGCGGCACAGCGGATTTTCTTTCATGCCATGGCGGTCACCGCCCTGAACCCGAAATCGATTGCCTTCTTCATCGCCTTCGTGCCCCAGTTCATCGTACCGGCCGAACCACTCCTGCCGCAATTTGCGGTCCTCACGCTCACCTTCGTCGCGTTGGCGGCCATCAATGCCCTGGCCTACGCCCTGATGGCCGACCGACTGCGGACAAGGCTTTCCTCTGCCGCCGCAACCGTGCTGCTGCCGCGCCTCGGCGGCAGCGCGCTGATCGCCATGGGGGTGACCACGGCAGCGCTGCAACAGTCAACGTCCTGA
- a CDS encoding heavy-metal-associated domain-containing protein, whose translation MGEKVTLKIEGMGCSKCSDKVTKALGGIDGISDVAVSLDDNAASFELAAPATRDQAVEAVEDAGYDVVA comes from the coding sequence ATGGGCGAGAAAGTGACGCTGAAGATCGAAGGCATGGGCTGCAGCAAATGCAGCGACAAGGTGACGAAGGCGCTTGGCGGCATTGACGGGATTTCCGATGTCGCCGTCAGCCTGGACGACAACGCCGCCTCGTTTGAGCTTGCCGCGCCTGCCACCCGCGATCAGGCGGTCGAGGCTGTCGAGGACGCCGGCTACGACGTCGTGGCCTGA
- a CDS encoding heavy metal translocating P-type ATPase — protein sequence MEQTISTSRRAQTLSVPVTGMTCASCVRSVERVVGKVEGVEAVAVNLATETAEVTLSDRKATGAVVAAIEKGGYGVPLSTVELGILGMHCASCVASVERSLSRVPGVVSAHVNLANERATLSVLPSLDLAVLEGAVEKAGFKARRIEDQRAESESHEDRRAKEQAALKRDLITAFAFTLPLFVLEMGSHVIPALGRQVMATVGMFPLHVFYFALATIVQFGPGRRFYSHGIASFRRLSPDMNALVMLGSSAAWAYSTVATFLPQVFPAGAAQVYFESSAVIITLILLGRYLEARAKGRTSAAITHLMGLQPKTARVERDGATVDIPIDEVKRGDLVIVRPGEKIAVDGTVVSGSSHVDEAMISGEPLPVKKGEGDDVTGGTINKTGSFTFRATAIGSDTVLVRIVKMVETAQGAKLPVQAMVDKVTAWFVPAVLAAAAITFLIWLFVGPAPAFSFALVNAVAVLIIACPCAMGLATPTSIMVGTGRAAETGVLFRNGEALQTLRDTTIIAFDKTGTLTEGRPQVTDIIAADGFDEERLIALAAAVEAGSEHPLAEAVAGYAAEKTITVSKADAFEAVPGFGVTANVDGKAVAVGARRFMESLGADVAMPDEAAEALSAKARSLLFVAVDGRLAGIIGVADPVKPSARAAIAALHAAGLKTAMISGDNRKTAEAIAADVGIDTVVADVLPDGKVEALEALRQQYGAIAFAGDGINDAPALAAADTGIAIGTGTDIAIETADVVLMSGALSGVVNAIALSRAVMRNIAQNLFWAFAYNAVLIPVAAGILYPVNGMLLSPMLAAAAMGLSSVFVLSNALRLKRFRAIG from the coding sequence ATGGAACAGACGATCTCTACCAGCCGCAGGGCCCAAACCCTCTCCGTGCCGGTGACAGGCATGACCTGCGCATCCTGCGTGCGCAGCGTCGAGCGCGTTGTCGGCAAGGTCGAGGGCGTTGAGGCCGTCGCCGTCAATCTGGCGACCGAAACCGCCGAGGTGACGCTTTCCGACAGGAAAGCGACGGGCGCCGTGGTGGCGGCGATCGAGAAAGGCGGCTATGGCGTGCCGCTGTCGACCGTCGAACTTGGCATTCTCGGCATGCATTGCGCCTCCTGTGTGGCAAGCGTCGAGCGGTCGCTGTCCCGCGTGCCCGGCGTTGTTTCGGCTCATGTCAATCTGGCGAATGAACGGGCAACGCTTTCCGTTCTGCCTTCCCTCGACCTTGCCGTTCTGGAAGGCGCGGTTGAAAAGGCCGGTTTTAAGGCGCGCCGCATTGAGGATCAGCGCGCCGAAAGCGAAAGCCATGAGGATCGCAGGGCGAAAGAACAGGCGGCGCTCAAACGTGATCTGATCACCGCCTTCGCCTTCACCCTGCCGCTTTTCGTGCTGGAAATGGGGTCGCACGTCATCCCCGCCCTCGGCCGCCAGGTGATGGCGACGGTCGGAATGTTTCCGCTGCATGTGTTCTATTTCGCGCTGGCGACGATCGTGCAGTTTGGTCCCGGCCGGCGGTTCTACAGCCACGGCATTGCCTCTTTCCGCAGGCTGTCGCCGGACATGAACGCGCTGGTGATGCTGGGCTCGAGCGCCGCCTGGGCCTATTCCACGGTCGCGACCTTCCTGCCGCAGGTCTTCCCGGCGGGCGCCGCCCAGGTCTATTTCGAAAGCTCTGCCGTCATCATCACGCTGATCCTTCTCGGCCGCTATCTCGAAGCCAGGGCCAAGGGGCGGACGTCTGCCGCCATTACCCATCTGATGGGCCTGCAGCCGAAGACCGCGCGCGTCGAGCGCGATGGCGCGACCGTCGATATTCCGATCGACGAGGTCAAACGCGGCGATCTGGTGATCGTGCGGCCGGGCGAGAAGATCGCCGTCGACGGCACGGTCGTTTCCGGCTCTTCGCATGTGGACGAGGCGATGATTTCGGGCGAGCCGCTTCCGGTTAAAAAAGGCGAGGGCGACGACGTCACCGGCGGCACGATCAACAAGACCGGGTCCTTCACCTTCAGGGCAACGGCGATCGGTTCGGACACGGTGCTCGTGCGGATCGTGAAGATGGTCGAGACCGCGCAAGGGGCGAAGCTTCCGGTGCAGGCCATGGTCGACAAGGTGACGGCATGGTTCGTGCCGGCGGTGCTGGCGGCGGCCGCGATCACCTTCCTGATCTGGCTCTTCGTCGGCCCGGCGCCAGCCTTTTCCTTCGCGTTGGTGAACGCCGTCGCGGTGCTGATCATCGCCTGCCCCTGCGCCATGGGGCTTGCCACGCCAACCTCGATCATGGTCGGCACGGGCAGAGCGGCGGAAACCGGCGTGCTGTTCAGGAACGGCGAGGCGCTGCAGACGCTGCGCGATACCACCATCATTGCCTTCGATAAAACCGGCACGCTGACCGAGGGACGGCCGCAGGTGACCGACATCATTGCCGCAGACGGGTTCGACGAAGAGAGGCTGATCGCCCTTGCCGCCGCGGTGGAGGCCGGCTCGGAGCACCCGCTTGCCGAGGCGGTGGCGGGATATGCAGCGGAGAAGACGATCACCGTGAGCAAGGCGGACGCCTTCGAGGCCGTCCCCGGTTTCGGCGTGACGGCGAATGTCGATGGCAAGGCGGTCGCCGTTGGTGCTCGACGGTTCATGGAGTCGCTTGGCGCGGATGTCGCGATGCCGGATGAAGCCGCCGAAGCGCTTTCCGCAAAGGCGCGCTCGCTTCTGTTTGTTGCCGTCGATGGCCGGCTTGCCGGCATCATCGGCGTCGCCGACCCGGTCAAGCCGTCAGCAAGGGCGGCGATCGCTGCGCTTCATGCGGCGGGACTCAAGACCGCGATGATTTCCGGCGACAACCGCAAGACGGCCGAAGCCATAGCCGCAGATGTCGGGATCGATACGGTGGTCGCCGATGTCCTGCCGGACGGCAAGGTTGAGGCGCTTGAGGCGCTCAGACAACAGTACGGCGCAATCGCCTTTGCCGGCGACGGCATCAATGATGCGCCGGCGCTGGCCGCCGCCGATACCGGCATCGCCATCGGCACGGGCACCGACATCGCCATCGAGACGGCGGATGTGGTGCTGATGTCGGGCGCGCTGTCGGGCGTCGTCAATGCTATCGCCCTGTCGCGGGCGGTCATGCGCAATATCGCGCAGAACCTGTTCTGGGCCTTTGCCTATAATGCCGTGCTCATCCCGGTTGCCGCCGGCATCCTCTATCCGGTCAACGGCATGCTTTTGTCTCCCATGCTGGCGGCGGCCGCCATGGGGCTTTCCAGCGTTTTCGTTCTGTCGAACGCGCTCCGGCTGAAGCGGTTCCGGGCGATTGGCTGA